Proteins encoded together in one Acipenser ruthenus chromosome 22, fAciRut3.2 maternal haplotype, whole genome shotgun sequence window:
- the LOC131699463 gene encoding SH3 domain and tetratricopeptide repeat-containing protein 2-like isoform X1 — MMLTTALAHWGTDQPTLALLSAKHALCIQQCCVNIQICLSGELSTALVELTLDTIFCKNMAFFCNVSLVRNFMLSVCRSAGANEDFTEEDDITTGNLGPLMEPHLPESSSDNEEETVSLAAGQEFSTDVQLTFCVRRRSCGLQDSALQEGVRTRLRIVESSGQEIPELFKDLSARLVSVHIERDCFSITFKTVEEIWKFSTYLALGHVARCLENFLFDQSFWLNEALVDDVEISVTLNQEHLATVYLGLLLQEGTFFAKALCPITNPDDGDLCIKKNDLVMVKNVGQDSFWEGMLLSSGRHDLVPVSAMQPLPYPFYQWFLKTYPGGPCSPSPGKCLFDHAIGKGTCVAVVDNNSKGTDELNFNKGEQLEIVGFLLSGLEWFVGRCVSSGKTGFVRTIHVKPESFKPLDTHLVFLSEEEKALLTMLDPSSEQCYDTLLNNLSKTDINTVYRLDKLVKSEFPDLKNKSQLEEMSLDGFTESSMLERCETTPTEHSPEQTDSKSQCSNKDITCLTFSSEDTFKEMDELEEDPKFFVDLNTWDTEDSEFFEPILTFLNEDHYVSHYQSLYDISFSFLNSTFYGFSEEGELVQYLENAREWAKKSRMNWALRRICFLLGRLCAKKVKFSQARVYFEESLGVPGCEFADTFLLTALYINLAVIYLKQNMKEKLEVILEKANALFLCLPQHLFSSFNEFEVLQLVLKKAIMTSDMHLEARTCFLVMTLFLKLGRTEGALPFVERLQFLSLSISAQTTVSPVDLNWMLSTLYYDKYLPHMSLGSLRLASDQRWSLHATLQKVDRFIQNAIRLNAQWAGDNSPLPAQITIYLKQALAIASQSGDIQAERDLCLSLVNVYQHYRVFDGAVEYAERAIETGRQINEEEAFKASLLLAWLLICNEQVEKASDILASLLKSLDETDSSTQRGVVHNLLAICLRKDNRIKEAAGNLYWALKKSQETGNKRNQALTLANFGYLALSIRAYVLAEGYLLKSLQLFSELLNSSTDADPVQACLLLGQCYIDTKRTEDGRLCYETALLIAMSARNLHSQLHAAKSLSCFYEKVLPRLGQCIIYYEHCVALLRQLKDKRLEGELLETLSKLYSSLKTEKACRKSLDYTKQSLRIFIDLGKKDKEAESWLQAGRIYYMIRENELV, encoded by the exons GAAATCTGGGGCCTCTAATGGAACCCCATCTACCAGAAAGCTCTTCGGACAATGAGGAAGAAACAGTGTCCCTCGCAGCGGGGCAAGAATTCTCCACAG ATGTGCAGCTCACATTTTGTGTGAGGAGACGGTCATGTGGGCTTCAGGATTCAGCCCTGCAGGAGGGGGTCAGAACGAGGCTGAGGATTGTTGAGAGCAGTGGTCAGGAAATACCTGAGCTGTTCAAG GATTTGTCAGCTAGGCTGGTATCTGTTCACATTGAAAGAGACTGCTTTTCCATCACCTTCAAGACAGTAGAAGAGATCTGGAAGTTCTCAACGTATCTTGCGCTAG GACATGTTGCCCGCTGTTTGGAGAACTTTCTGTTTGACCAGTCTTTCTGGTTGAATGAAGCCCTTGTAGATGATGTGGAGATCAGTGTGACACTAAATCAAGAACATCTTGCAACAGTGTACCTGGGGCTGCTTCTGCAGGAAG GGACATTCTTTGCCAAAGCCCTGTGCCCCATTACAAACCCTGACGATGGTGACCTGTGTATCAAAAAGAACGACCTGGTCATGGTGAAGAACGTTGGTCAGGATTCGTTTTGGGAAGGCATGTTGCTCTCTTCAGGGCGACATGACTTAGTGCCAGTGTCAGCCATGCAACCCCTTCCTTACCCATTTTACCA gtGGTTCCTCAAGACATACCCAGGAGGTCCTTGTAGTCCATCCCCCGGCAAATGCCTGTTTGACCACGCCATTG GTAAAGGCACCTGTGTTGCTGTAGTGGATAACAATTCAAAAGGGACGGATGAACTCAATTTTAACAAAGGGGAGCAGTTAGAAATTGTTGGCTTCCTTCTCTCTGGGCTGGAGTGGTTTGTAGGAAGATGTGTCTCCAGTGGAAAAACAGGATTTGTCCGAACAATACATGTGAAACCAGAGAGTTTTAAACCACT AGATACACATTTAGTCTTTCTGAGTGAAGAAGAGAAAGCATTACTAACCATGTTAGACCCCAGCAGTGAACAATGTTACGATACTCTCTTGAACAACCTTTCAAAAACTGACATCAATACAGTTTACAGACTAG ATAAATTGGTCAAATCCGAATTTCCAGATCTTAAGAACAAATCACAGCTTG aagaaATGAGTTTGGATGGGTTCACAGAAAGCTCCATGTTAGAAAGATGTGAAACGACCCCCACTGAGCACTCACCCGAGCAAACTGACTCAAAATCTCAGTGCTCAAACAAAGACATTACATGTCTTACATTCAGCTCTGAAGATACATTCAAGGAAATGGATGAACTTGAAGAGGATCCAAAATTCTTTGTAGATCTTAACACCTGGGATACAGAGGACTCTGAATTTTTTGAACCAATTCTGACGTTCCTAAATGAAGATCATTATGTTTCACACTACCAGAGCCTCTATGACATCTCCTTTTCCTTTCTGAATTCCACCTTCTATGGATTTTCAGAAGAGGGTGAGCTAGTTCAGTATCTGGAGAATGCAAGGGAATGGGCAAAGAAAAGCAGAATGAACTGGGCTCTCAGGAGGATCTGTTTTCTTTTGGGTAGGCTTTGTGCAAAAAAGGTGAAGTTCTCACAGGCTAGGGTTTACTTTGAAGAATCACTTGGTGTCCCGGGCTGTGAGTTTGCTGACACATTTCTGTTAACTGCCCTCTACATAAACCTTGCAGTTATCTACttgaaacaaaatatgaaagaaaaGCTGGAAGTGATTTTGGAAAAAGCCAACGCACTATTCCTTTGCCTTCCTCAACACCTCTTCAGCTCCTTCAATGAGTTTGAAGTTCTACAGCTTGTCCTTAAGAAAGCGATTATGACAAGTGATATGCACTTAGAGGCCCGGACCTGTTTTCTTGTCATGACCCTCTTCTTAAAGCTTGGAAGGACGGAAGGAGCCTTGCCCTTTGTGGAACGTCTGCAGTTTCTCTCACTTAGCATCTCTGCCCAAACCACAGTTTCCCCTGTGGACCTGAATTGGATGCTGAGCACACTCTACTATGACAAGTACCTGCCACATATGTCTTTGGGGTCATTAAGACTTGCTTCAGATCAAAGATGGTCCCTTCATGCTACTCTTCAGAAAGTGGACCGGTTTATTCAAAATGCCATTAGACTCAATGCACAATGGGCAGGAGATAACTCACCTCTCCCAGCACAAATAACAATTTACCTCAAGCAAGCTTTAGCGATTGCAAGCCAAAGTGGTGACATACAGGCGGAAAGAGACCTGTGCCTGAGTTTGGTCAATGTATATCAACATTATAGAGTTTTTGACGGCGCAGTAGAGTATGCTGAAAGAGCTATAGAGACCGGGAGACAAATCAATGAAGAAGAGGCTTTTAAAGCTTCACTGTTGTTGGCCTGGTTGCTCATTTGTAATGAACAAGTGGAAAAGGCCTCAGATATACTGGCGTCTCTCCTCAAATCTCTGGATGAAACGGACAGTTCTACACAAAGAGGGGTTGTTCACAATCTCCTGGCCATTTGCTTACGGAAAGACAATAGGATCAAGGAGGCAGCTGGTAACTTGTACTGGGCACTGAAAAAGTCTCAAGAAACTGGAAACAAAAGAAATCAAGCACTTACACTGGCTAACTTCGGCTACCTAGCGCTTTCCATTAGGGCCTACGTTCTGGCTGAGGGCTACCTTCTCAAGTCACTTCAGCTCTTTTCAGAACTCCTTAACAGCTCCACAGATGCAGACCCCGTGCAGGCTTGTCTCTTGCTTGGGCAGTGCTACATTGACACAAAGCGGACTGAGGATGGGAGGCTATGCTATGAAACAGCCCTTCTAATAGCTATGAGTGCCAGGAATCTACACA GTCAGCTGCATGCTGCTAAATCGCTCAGCTGTTTTTATGAGAAAGTTTTGCCCAGACTCGGACAGTGTATTATATATTATGAACACTGTGTGGCACTGTTGAGACAGCTGAAGGATAAAAGGCTGGAAGGAGAGCTTTTGGAAACTCTGAGCAAACTCTATTCATCACTGAAAACAGAAAA AGCCTGTAGAAAGTCCTTAGATTACACCAAGCAGAGCCTCAGAATTTTCATTGACCTGGGAAAGAAAGACAAAGAAGCTGAAAGCTGGCTTCAGGCAGGGAGAATCTACTACATGATACGAGAAAATGAACTGGTGTAG
- the LOC131699463 gene encoding SH3 domain and tetratricopeptide repeat-containing protein 2-like isoform X3, with the protein MNKEERVCRSAGANEDFTEEDDITTGNLGPLMEPHLPESSSDNEEETVSLAAGQEFSTDVQLTFCVRRRSCGLQDSALQEGVRTRLRIVESSGQEIPELFKDLSARLVSVHIERDCFSITFKTVEEIWKFSTYLALGHVARCLENFLFDQSFWLNEALVDDVEISVTLNQEHLATVYLGLLLQEGTFFAKALCPITNPDDGDLCIKKNDLVMVKNVGQDSFWEGMLLSSGRHDLVPVSAMQPLPYPFYQWFLKTYPGGPCSPSPGKCLFDHAIGKGTCVAVVDNNSKGTDELNFNKGEQLEIVGFLLSGLEWFVGRCVSSGKTGFVRTIHVKPESFKPLDTHLVFLSEEEKALLTMLDPSSEQCYDTLLNNLSKTDINTVYRLDKLVKSEFPDLKNKSQLEEMSLDGFTESSMLERCETTPTEHSPEQTDSKSQCSNKDITCLTFSSEDTFKEMDELEEDPKFFVDLNTWDTEDSEFFEPILTFLNEDHYVSHYQSLYDISFSFLNSTFYGFSEEGELVQYLENAREWAKKSRMNWALRRICFLLGRLCAKKVKFSQARVYFEESLGVPGCEFADTFLLTALYINLAVIYLKQNMKEKLEVILEKANALFLCLPQHLFSSFNEFEVLQLVLKKAIMTSDMHLEARTCFLVMTLFLKLGRTEGALPFVERLQFLSLSISAQTTVSPVDLNWMLSTLYYDKYLPHMSLGSLRLASDQRWSLHATLQKVDRFIQNAIRLNAQWAGDNSPLPAQITIYLKQALAIASQSGDIQAERDLCLSLVNVYQHYRVFDGAVEYAERAIETGRQINEEEAFKASLLLAWLLICNEQVEKASDILASLLKSLDETDSSTQRGVVHNLLAICLRKDNRIKEAAGNLYWALKKSQETGNKRNQALTLANFGYLALSIRAYVLAEGYLLKSLQLFSELLNSSTDADPVQACLLLGQCYIDTKRTEDGRLCYETALLIAMSARNLHSQLHAAKSLSCFYEKVLPRLGQCIIYYEHCVALLRQLKDKRLEGELLETLSKLYSSLKTEKACRKSLDYTKQSLRIFIDLGKKDKEAESWLQAGRIYYMIRENELV; encoded by the exons GAAATCTGGGGCCTCTAATGGAACCCCATCTACCAGAAAGCTCTTCGGACAATGAGGAAGAAACAGTGTCCCTCGCAGCGGGGCAAGAATTCTCCACAG ATGTGCAGCTCACATTTTGTGTGAGGAGACGGTCATGTGGGCTTCAGGATTCAGCCCTGCAGGAGGGGGTCAGAACGAGGCTGAGGATTGTTGAGAGCAGTGGTCAGGAAATACCTGAGCTGTTCAAG GATTTGTCAGCTAGGCTGGTATCTGTTCACATTGAAAGAGACTGCTTTTCCATCACCTTCAAGACAGTAGAAGAGATCTGGAAGTTCTCAACGTATCTTGCGCTAG GACATGTTGCCCGCTGTTTGGAGAACTTTCTGTTTGACCAGTCTTTCTGGTTGAATGAAGCCCTTGTAGATGATGTGGAGATCAGTGTGACACTAAATCAAGAACATCTTGCAACAGTGTACCTGGGGCTGCTTCTGCAGGAAG GGACATTCTTTGCCAAAGCCCTGTGCCCCATTACAAACCCTGACGATGGTGACCTGTGTATCAAAAAGAACGACCTGGTCATGGTGAAGAACGTTGGTCAGGATTCGTTTTGGGAAGGCATGTTGCTCTCTTCAGGGCGACATGACTTAGTGCCAGTGTCAGCCATGCAACCCCTTCCTTACCCATTTTACCA gtGGTTCCTCAAGACATACCCAGGAGGTCCTTGTAGTCCATCCCCCGGCAAATGCCTGTTTGACCACGCCATTG GTAAAGGCACCTGTGTTGCTGTAGTGGATAACAATTCAAAAGGGACGGATGAACTCAATTTTAACAAAGGGGAGCAGTTAGAAATTGTTGGCTTCCTTCTCTCTGGGCTGGAGTGGTTTGTAGGAAGATGTGTCTCCAGTGGAAAAACAGGATTTGTCCGAACAATACATGTGAAACCAGAGAGTTTTAAACCACT AGATACACATTTAGTCTTTCTGAGTGAAGAAGAGAAAGCATTACTAACCATGTTAGACCCCAGCAGTGAACAATGTTACGATACTCTCTTGAACAACCTTTCAAAAACTGACATCAATACAGTTTACAGACTAG ATAAATTGGTCAAATCCGAATTTCCAGATCTTAAGAACAAATCACAGCTTG aagaaATGAGTTTGGATGGGTTCACAGAAAGCTCCATGTTAGAAAGATGTGAAACGACCCCCACTGAGCACTCACCCGAGCAAACTGACTCAAAATCTCAGTGCTCAAACAAAGACATTACATGTCTTACATTCAGCTCTGAAGATACATTCAAGGAAATGGATGAACTTGAAGAGGATCCAAAATTCTTTGTAGATCTTAACACCTGGGATACAGAGGACTCTGAATTTTTTGAACCAATTCTGACGTTCCTAAATGAAGATCATTATGTTTCACACTACCAGAGCCTCTATGACATCTCCTTTTCCTTTCTGAATTCCACCTTCTATGGATTTTCAGAAGAGGGTGAGCTAGTTCAGTATCTGGAGAATGCAAGGGAATGGGCAAAGAAAAGCAGAATGAACTGGGCTCTCAGGAGGATCTGTTTTCTTTTGGGTAGGCTTTGTGCAAAAAAGGTGAAGTTCTCACAGGCTAGGGTTTACTTTGAAGAATCACTTGGTGTCCCGGGCTGTGAGTTTGCTGACACATTTCTGTTAACTGCCCTCTACATAAACCTTGCAGTTATCTACttgaaacaaaatatgaaagaaaaGCTGGAAGTGATTTTGGAAAAAGCCAACGCACTATTCCTTTGCCTTCCTCAACACCTCTTCAGCTCCTTCAATGAGTTTGAAGTTCTACAGCTTGTCCTTAAGAAAGCGATTATGACAAGTGATATGCACTTAGAGGCCCGGACCTGTTTTCTTGTCATGACCCTCTTCTTAAAGCTTGGAAGGACGGAAGGAGCCTTGCCCTTTGTGGAACGTCTGCAGTTTCTCTCACTTAGCATCTCTGCCCAAACCACAGTTTCCCCTGTGGACCTGAATTGGATGCTGAGCACACTCTACTATGACAAGTACCTGCCACATATGTCTTTGGGGTCATTAAGACTTGCTTCAGATCAAAGATGGTCCCTTCATGCTACTCTTCAGAAAGTGGACCGGTTTATTCAAAATGCCATTAGACTCAATGCACAATGGGCAGGAGATAACTCACCTCTCCCAGCACAAATAACAATTTACCTCAAGCAAGCTTTAGCGATTGCAAGCCAAAGTGGTGACATACAGGCGGAAAGAGACCTGTGCCTGAGTTTGGTCAATGTATATCAACATTATAGAGTTTTTGACGGCGCAGTAGAGTATGCTGAAAGAGCTATAGAGACCGGGAGACAAATCAATGAAGAAGAGGCTTTTAAAGCTTCACTGTTGTTGGCCTGGTTGCTCATTTGTAATGAACAAGTGGAAAAGGCCTCAGATATACTGGCGTCTCTCCTCAAATCTCTGGATGAAACGGACAGTTCTACACAAAGAGGGGTTGTTCACAATCTCCTGGCCATTTGCTTACGGAAAGACAATAGGATCAAGGAGGCAGCTGGTAACTTGTACTGGGCACTGAAAAAGTCTCAAGAAACTGGAAACAAAAGAAATCAAGCACTTACACTGGCTAACTTCGGCTACCTAGCGCTTTCCATTAGGGCCTACGTTCTGGCTGAGGGCTACCTTCTCAAGTCACTTCAGCTCTTTTCAGAACTCCTTAACAGCTCCACAGATGCAGACCCCGTGCAGGCTTGTCTCTTGCTTGGGCAGTGCTACATTGACACAAAGCGGACTGAGGATGGGAGGCTATGCTATGAAACAGCCCTTCTAATAGCTATGAGTGCCAGGAATCTACACA GTCAGCTGCATGCTGCTAAATCGCTCAGCTGTTTTTATGAGAAAGTTTTGCCCAGACTCGGACAGTGTATTATATATTATGAACACTGTGTGGCACTGTTGAGACAGCTGAAGGATAAAAGGCTGGAAGGAGAGCTTTTGGAAACTCTGAGCAAACTCTATTCATCACTGAAAACAGAAAA AGCCTGTAGAAAGTCCTTAGATTACACCAAGCAGAGCCTCAGAATTTTCATTGACCTGGGAAAGAAAGACAAAGAAGCTGAAAGCTGGCTTCAGGCAGGGAGAATCTACTACATGATACGAGAAAATGAACTGGTGTAG
- the LOC131699463 gene encoding SH3 domain and tetratricopeptide repeat-containing protein 2-like isoform X2 has translation MMLTTALAHWGTDQPTLALLSAKHALCIQQCCVNIQICLSGELSTALVELTLDTIFCKNMAFFCNVSLVRNFMLSVCRSAGANEDFTEEDDITTGNLGPLMEPHLPESSSDNEEETVSLAAGQEFSTDVQLTFCVRRRSCGLQDSALQEGVRTRLRIVESSGQEIPELFKDLSARLVSVHIERDCFSITFKTVEEIWKFSTYLALGHVARCLENFLFDQSFWLNEALVDDVEISVTLNQEHLATVYLGLLLQEGTFFAKALCPITNPDDGDLCIKKNDLVMVKNVGQDSFWEGMLLSSGRHDLVPVSAMQPLPYPFYQWFLKTYPGGPCSPSPGKCLFDHAIGKGTCVAVVDNNSKGTDELNFNKGEQLEIVGFLLSGLEWFVGRCVSSGKTGFVRTIHVKPESFKPLDTHLVFLSEEEKALLTMLDPSSEQCYDTLLNNLSKTDINTVYRLDKLVKSEFPDLKNKSQLEMSLDGFTESSMLERCETTPTEHSPEQTDSKSQCSNKDITCLTFSSEDTFKEMDELEEDPKFFVDLNTWDTEDSEFFEPILTFLNEDHYVSHYQSLYDISFSFLNSTFYGFSEEGELVQYLENAREWAKKSRMNWALRRICFLLGRLCAKKVKFSQARVYFEESLGVPGCEFADTFLLTALYINLAVIYLKQNMKEKLEVILEKANALFLCLPQHLFSSFNEFEVLQLVLKKAIMTSDMHLEARTCFLVMTLFLKLGRTEGALPFVERLQFLSLSISAQTTVSPVDLNWMLSTLYYDKYLPHMSLGSLRLASDQRWSLHATLQKVDRFIQNAIRLNAQWAGDNSPLPAQITIYLKQALAIASQSGDIQAERDLCLSLVNVYQHYRVFDGAVEYAERAIETGRQINEEEAFKASLLLAWLLICNEQVEKASDILASLLKSLDETDSSTQRGVVHNLLAICLRKDNRIKEAAGNLYWALKKSQETGNKRNQALTLANFGYLALSIRAYVLAEGYLLKSLQLFSELLNSSTDADPVQACLLLGQCYIDTKRTEDGRLCYETALLIAMSARNLHSQLHAAKSLSCFYEKVLPRLGQCIIYYEHCVALLRQLKDKRLEGELLETLSKLYSSLKTEKACRKSLDYTKQSLRIFIDLGKKDKEAESWLQAGRIYYMIRENELV, from the exons GAAATCTGGGGCCTCTAATGGAACCCCATCTACCAGAAAGCTCTTCGGACAATGAGGAAGAAACAGTGTCCCTCGCAGCGGGGCAAGAATTCTCCACAG ATGTGCAGCTCACATTTTGTGTGAGGAGACGGTCATGTGGGCTTCAGGATTCAGCCCTGCAGGAGGGGGTCAGAACGAGGCTGAGGATTGTTGAGAGCAGTGGTCAGGAAATACCTGAGCTGTTCAAG GATTTGTCAGCTAGGCTGGTATCTGTTCACATTGAAAGAGACTGCTTTTCCATCACCTTCAAGACAGTAGAAGAGATCTGGAAGTTCTCAACGTATCTTGCGCTAG GACATGTTGCCCGCTGTTTGGAGAACTTTCTGTTTGACCAGTCTTTCTGGTTGAATGAAGCCCTTGTAGATGATGTGGAGATCAGTGTGACACTAAATCAAGAACATCTTGCAACAGTGTACCTGGGGCTGCTTCTGCAGGAAG GGACATTCTTTGCCAAAGCCCTGTGCCCCATTACAAACCCTGACGATGGTGACCTGTGTATCAAAAAGAACGACCTGGTCATGGTGAAGAACGTTGGTCAGGATTCGTTTTGGGAAGGCATGTTGCTCTCTTCAGGGCGACATGACTTAGTGCCAGTGTCAGCCATGCAACCCCTTCCTTACCCATTTTACCA gtGGTTCCTCAAGACATACCCAGGAGGTCCTTGTAGTCCATCCCCCGGCAAATGCCTGTTTGACCACGCCATTG GTAAAGGCACCTGTGTTGCTGTAGTGGATAACAATTCAAAAGGGACGGATGAACTCAATTTTAACAAAGGGGAGCAGTTAGAAATTGTTGGCTTCCTTCTCTCTGGGCTGGAGTGGTTTGTAGGAAGATGTGTCTCCAGTGGAAAAACAGGATTTGTCCGAACAATACATGTGAAACCAGAGAGTTTTAAACCACT AGATACACATTTAGTCTTTCTGAGTGAAGAAGAGAAAGCATTACTAACCATGTTAGACCCCAGCAGTGAACAATGTTACGATACTCTCTTGAACAACCTTTCAAAAACTGACATCAATACAGTTTACAGACTAG ATAAATTGGTCAAATCCGAATTTCCAGATCTTAAGAACAAATCACAGCTTG aaATGAGTTTGGATGGGTTCACAGAAAGCTCCATGTTAGAAAGATGTGAAACGACCCCCACTGAGCACTCACCCGAGCAAACTGACTCAAAATCTCAGTGCTCAAACAAAGACATTACATGTCTTACATTCAGCTCTGAAGATACATTCAAGGAAATGGATGAACTTGAAGAGGATCCAAAATTCTTTGTAGATCTTAACACCTGGGATACAGAGGACTCTGAATTTTTTGAACCAATTCTGACGTTCCTAAATGAAGATCATTATGTTTCACACTACCAGAGCCTCTATGACATCTCCTTTTCCTTTCTGAATTCCACCTTCTATGGATTTTCAGAAGAGGGTGAGCTAGTTCAGTATCTGGAGAATGCAAGGGAATGGGCAAAGAAAAGCAGAATGAACTGGGCTCTCAGGAGGATCTGTTTTCTTTTGGGTAGGCTTTGTGCAAAAAAGGTGAAGTTCTCACAGGCTAGGGTTTACTTTGAAGAATCACTTGGTGTCCCGGGCTGTGAGTTTGCTGACACATTTCTGTTAACTGCCCTCTACATAAACCTTGCAGTTATCTACttgaaacaaaatatgaaagaaaaGCTGGAAGTGATTTTGGAAAAAGCCAACGCACTATTCCTTTGCCTTCCTCAACACCTCTTCAGCTCCTTCAATGAGTTTGAAGTTCTACAGCTTGTCCTTAAGAAAGCGATTATGACAAGTGATATGCACTTAGAGGCCCGGACCTGTTTTCTTGTCATGACCCTCTTCTTAAAGCTTGGAAGGACGGAAGGAGCCTTGCCCTTTGTGGAACGTCTGCAGTTTCTCTCACTTAGCATCTCTGCCCAAACCACAGTTTCCCCTGTGGACCTGAATTGGATGCTGAGCACACTCTACTATGACAAGTACCTGCCACATATGTCTTTGGGGTCATTAAGACTTGCTTCAGATCAAAGATGGTCCCTTCATGCTACTCTTCAGAAAGTGGACCGGTTTATTCAAAATGCCATTAGACTCAATGCACAATGGGCAGGAGATAACTCACCTCTCCCAGCACAAATAACAATTTACCTCAAGCAAGCTTTAGCGATTGCAAGCCAAAGTGGTGACATACAGGCGGAAAGAGACCTGTGCCTGAGTTTGGTCAATGTATATCAACATTATAGAGTTTTTGACGGCGCAGTAGAGTATGCTGAAAGAGCTATAGAGACCGGGAGACAAATCAATGAAGAAGAGGCTTTTAAAGCTTCACTGTTGTTGGCCTGGTTGCTCATTTGTAATGAACAAGTGGAAAAGGCCTCAGATATACTGGCGTCTCTCCTCAAATCTCTGGATGAAACGGACAGTTCTACACAAAGAGGGGTTGTTCACAATCTCCTGGCCATTTGCTTACGGAAAGACAATAGGATCAAGGAGGCAGCTGGTAACTTGTACTGGGCACTGAAAAAGTCTCAAGAAACTGGAAACAAAAGAAATCAAGCACTTACACTGGCTAACTTCGGCTACCTAGCGCTTTCCATTAGGGCCTACGTTCTGGCTGAGGGCTACCTTCTCAAGTCACTTCAGCTCTTTTCAGAACTCCTTAACAGCTCCACAGATGCAGACCCCGTGCAGGCTTGTCTCTTGCTTGGGCAGTGCTACATTGACACAAAGCGGACTGAGGATGGGAGGCTATGCTATGAAACAGCCCTTCTAATAGCTATGAGTGCCAGGAATCTACACA GTCAGCTGCATGCTGCTAAATCGCTCAGCTGTTTTTATGAGAAAGTTTTGCCCAGACTCGGACAGTGTATTATATATTATGAACACTGTGTGGCACTGTTGAGACAGCTGAAGGATAAAAGGCTGGAAGGAGAGCTTTTGGAAACTCTGAGCAAACTCTATTCATCACTGAAAACAGAAAA AGCCTGTAGAAAGTCCTTAGATTACACCAAGCAGAGCCTCAGAATTTTCATTGACCTGGGAAAGAAAGACAAAGAAGCTGAAAGCTGGCTTCAGGCAGGGAGAATCTACTACATGATACGAGAAAATGAACTGGTGTAG